A stretch of the Arthrobacter stackebrandtii genome encodes the following:
- a CDS encoding response regulator transcription factor has protein sequence MRVVIAEDSVLLREGLVRLLGEIGGEVCAAVGDGVELLQAVARHRPELLITDVRMPPSHRDEGLRAALEVRARHPEVAILVLSQYVELSYAGELLAGAGSGAGLGYLLKDRVARFEDFTDAVARVCAGGTVLDPEVVGALLGNRSAQDPLNALSPRESEVLGLMAQGLTNAGIARALVVSAGAVEKHISSIFMKLGLAQGPDDHRRVLAVLQFLQTRG, from the coding sequence ATGCGTGTTGTCATAGCTGAAGATTCCGTCCTGCTGCGGGAGGGCCTGGTCCGCCTGCTCGGGGAAATCGGCGGCGAGGTGTGCGCGGCGGTGGGAGACGGCGTCGAACTTCTCCAGGCGGTGGCCCGGCACCGCCCGGAGCTGCTCATCACGGATGTCCGGATGCCGCCGTCGCACCGGGACGAGGGGCTGCGTGCGGCGCTGGAGGTCAGGGCCCGGCACCCGGAGGTGGCCATCCTGGTGCTCTCGCAATATGTTGAGCTCAGCTACGCCGGCGAACTGCTGGCGGGTGCGGGCAGCGGCGCCGGGCTGGGCTACCTGCTCAAGGACCGGGTGGCGCGGTTTGAAGATTTCACGGACGCCGTTGCACGCGTCTGCGCCGGCGGCACGGTGCTCGACCCCGAGGTTGTCGGCGCCCTGCTGGGCAACCGGAGCGCCCAGGACCCGCTGAATGCGCTGAGCCCGCGGGAATCGGAGGTCCTCGGACTCATGGCGCAGGGGCTCACGAACGCCGGCATCGCCAGGGCCCTGGTGGTCAGCGCCGGCGCCGTGGAAAAGCACATCAGCTCCATCTTCATGAAGCTGGGGCTGGCGCAGGGTCCCGACGACCACCGCCGCGTCCTGGCCGTGCTGCAATTCCTGCAGACGCGGGGCTGA